From the genome of Methylomonas sp. UP202, one region includes:
- a CDS encoding TIGR02449 family protein — MSQSEKDPTTELEALEAKLDALIAQYNQVKNENKSLKIKQDALVKEKARLLEKTTLAKARVEAMIARLKAMEHDS; from the coding sequence ATGTCTCAAAGCGAAAAAGACCCAACTACCGAGCTCGAAGCGTTGGAAGCCAAGCTGGATGCGCTGATAGCACAATACAACCAAGTCAAAAACGAAAATAAGTCTTTGAAAATTAAACAGGATGCCCTGGTCAAGGAAAAAGCCAGACTACTCGAAAAAACCACGTTGGCCAAAGCTCGCGTCGAGGCGATGATCGCCCGCTTGAAGGCGATGGAGCACGATTCATGA
- a CDS encoding cell division protein ZapA yields the protein MSKTMQAVSLNILGKEYKIACAAEEKDTLIDSARELDRQMRKIRDTGKVTGADRIAVLAALNLAHDLASGNKAASSSPDMAGRLADLRRKIENVLETP from the coding sequence ATGAGTAAAACGATGCAAGCCGTATCGTTAAACATCTTGGGCAAGGAATACAAAATCGCTTGCGCCGCCGAGGAAAAAGACACGCTGATCGATTCCGCCCGCGAACTGGATCGGCAAATGCGCAAAATCCGCGATACCGGCAAAGTCACCGGCGCTGATCGAATCGCGGTCTTGGCGGCATTGAATCTTGCCCACGACTTGGCATCCGGCAATAAGGCCGCAAGCTCCAGCCCGGATATGGCCGGCCGATTGGCGGATTTACGCCGCAAAATAGAAAACGTTTTGGAAACCCCTTAA
- a CDS encoding 4Fe4S-binding leucine-rich repeat protein, with protein sequence MAESDAPDSTPIGDCSICPFRGKTLLMGRCMPGDTCVFVDSGRQIDRFFRVNPAYATHYLNDKFWERRAIAVRYAPQKALQALIHDEDEVVRRAVAFRLPAQQLQSWIDDPDREVRMTVADRIDLEHLELLANDPDYIVRLTVAKRLPPGRLFRFIKDEDLQVRKRVAERLPEVSLGLMAEDPASDVRRIVVERMPADDAATMLQDPDWVVRYTAAAKVDPARLTVLADDPEPDVRELVHQRLNSTNSPKAEHD encoded by the coding sequence ATGGCGGAATCAGACGCTCCCGACTCTACACCGATAGGTGACTGCAGTATCTGTCCCTTCCGCGGCAAAACGCTATTGATGGGGCGTTGCATGCCTGGCGACACTTGTGTGTTCGTCGATAGCGGCCGCCAAATCGACCGGTTTTTCCGGGTCAATCCAGCCTACGCCACGCACTATTTGAACGATAAATTCTGGGAGCGGCGAGCAATCGCGGTACGCTATGCCCCGCAGAAAGCCTTGCAGGCGTTGATACACGACGAGGATGAGGTCGTGCGGCGGGCGGTCGCCTTCCGCTTGCCGGCTCAGCAGTTGCAGAGCTGGATAGACGACCCGGATCGGGAGGTGCGGATGACGGTTGCCGACCGCATCGACCTCGAACATCTCGAGTTATTGGCGAACGATCCGGATTATATCGTTCGCTTGACCGTCGCGAAGCGTTTGCCGCCCGGCCGCTTGTTCCGCTTTATCAAGGATGAGGATTTGCAGGTGCGCAAGCGGGTCGCCGAACGTTTGCCGGAAGTTAGCTTGGGACTGATGGCCGAGGATCCAGCGTCCGATGTGCGGCGCATCGTCGTCGAGCGCATGCCGGCCGACGATGCCGCGACGATGTTGCAAGACCCGGACTGGGTGGTGCGCTATACTGCGGCTGCCAAGGTCGATCCCGCCCGTTTGACGGTACTCGCGGACGACCCGGAACCCGATGTGCGAGAATTGGTACATCAACGCTTGAATTCCACTAACAGCCCCAAAGCCGAACATGACTGA
- a CDS encoding DUF6129 family protein produces the protein MIKPEQLQEIAGKIGSEVLNETVVGMLREAYTDIHFTYCMDDDIPNNEPVLEGRGFNLYLVDGREHCLCLTRDYDHATGIVIAEVIED, from the coding sequence ATGATCAAACCCGAACAACTGCAAGAAATCGCCGGTAAAATTGGCAGCGAAGTCCTTAACGAAACGGTCGTCGGTATGCTACGCGAAGCCTATACCGACATCCATTTCACCTATTGCATGGACGACGACATTCCCAATAACGAACCTGTGCTCGAGGGGCGGGGTTTTAATTTGTATCTGGTGGATGGCCGTGAACACTGTTTATGCCTGACCCGCGACTACGATCATGCCACCGGCATCGTGATTGCCGAAGTCATCGAGGATTGA